A region of the Pricia mediterranea genome:
CCGATTTGAAACTCTACACCAATGGGTTCTACAGAATGTTTCCCAGCATCTCGATTTATGACGGGGAATCGCTTACGGATAATATCATCGAGAATGAATTAAGTGATGAGATGAGGGGCGCCCGTTTGGTACCAACTTCCGGAGGCGGTTGGGATTGGGCATATTTAAGGGATATCAACTTTTTTCTTCAGGAGTATGAAAAATCCGAAGATGCAAATGCCAAGGCGCATTACGGGGGCGTCGCCCGTTTTTTCAGGGCGTACTTCTACTTCGATAAGTTGCAACGTTTCGGTGCCCTTCCTTGGTACGATGAGCCTATCGACCCCACAGATACCGAGGCTTTGACAAAGCCAAGGGATTCAAGGCAATTTGTCGTCGATAAAATTCTGGAAGATCTTGATTGGGCAATCGAAAACTTGAGAGCCGAACAGAATGTGTACGAGATAACGAAATATACGGCATTGGCCTTAAAGTCGAGGGTAGGGCTTTACGAAGGTACGTTTGAAAAATACAGGGGTATGGAAGGATATGAAAAATACTTGAACGCCTCTGTTGCGGCCTCCGAAGAATTGATCGAGAATTCGCCCTACGTTATTTATAGCAGCGGTAGCCCCAACGATGATTACAGAAACCTGTTCAATTCACATGATGCTCTAGCTGATGAAATAATTCTCGCCCGGGCTTATTCGGAAACGCTTAACATTGGGCACAACGTAAACTATTACACCACCACCAGTTCGTATGGTAGGCCAGGAATGCCAAAAGATCTTGTGGACAGTTATTTGAACGCGGATGGATCGCGGTTTACCGATCAAGCTAATTTTGATCAAATTTCCTTTACTGAGGAAGTGGCGGACCGTGATCCGCGACTTTCCCAAACGATCAGAACCCCCGGTTATACCCGTAAAGGGGAAGCGATCGAACGTGCACCTAATTTAGGGGCAACGGTTACCGGGTA
Encoded here:
- a CDS encoding RagB/SusD family nutrient uptake outer membrane protein, which codes for MKFKHIVSIAALALGLHACSDDYLDKEPLSEITAENFFNTEADLKLYTNGFYRMFPSISIYDGESLTDNIIENELSDEMRGARLVPTSGGGWDWAYLRDINFFLQEYEKSEDANAKAHYGGVARFFRAYFYFDKLQRFGALPWYDEPIDPTDTEALTKPRDSRQFVVDKILEDLDWAIENLRAEQNVYEITKYTALALKSRVGLYEGTFEKYRGMEGYEKYLNASVAASEELIENSPYVIYSSGSPNDDYRNLFNSHDALADEIILARAYSETLNIGHNVNYYTTTSSYGRPGMPKDLVDSYLNADGSRFTDQANFDQISFTEEVADRDPRLSQTIRTPGYTRKGEAIERAPNLGATVTGYQIIKYVTEPVYDTNGQSITDLPLFRFGETLLNYAEAKAELGTLTQEDLDKSINLLRARVNMPGLMLDEANSNPDSFIADQYVGVAGANEGIILEIRRERRIELYMENFRWDDIVRWKSGETLTQPIRGLYFSGPGEYDLTGDGEINVVLYEGERPDNVITGIQYYKLGSDTYLDDQGLIMPHPDYENRTFNENKDYLYPIPRVELQLNPNLEQNPGWQ